In a genomic window of Phalacrocorax aristotelis chromosome 8, bGulAri2.1, whole genome shotgun sequence:
- the HEATR3 gene encoding HEAT repeat-containing protein 3 isoform X3 — MNKNHIEDIANEAINLLWNVCECNNTAVSIFNKEGCLEAVLHYMKKFSTNVDLAISVANCLQAVTEDNPDLLSSFNASAQQVLETVMLSPESTMKHILLRTLIAGTIWNIKDTIPPGSLGSTVNAILKIFSESLAIDAGETIIHMKEAEKNRLKLAAEAETEEGVSDVTDDFVLCEDDDMEEIPKGKVRKENDISDLLPSDKWELKEVTALLMAQQTALEIIVNMCCSEDPSDDEWEELSSSDESDLFMENSYNEGGGLLMSPLCLSGEVHSAFLNNLIPKKILEKTAFPNSVALDICMDNLSWKPLIKKLNAVQCRALTCLHSILLVSDVDCLGGASALQSLAQHLSQLVFSKTELPTDTEFLEAITSALRAVLQTMASKNISQCMTPEQLLALCEAGIHCSNPSVRVNVVSILGISGSVLAKGQDTAETLKMIGRFLLEVAMKESSLVVAGEALDALFDVFADGKEAEKAAVQIKLLPALKEFQPVFKMRMRKEGKGQCSTDQLCVLDNVKMNLRRFIAYQETLGKTPT, encoded by the exons TGAATGCAACAATACTGCAGTATCCATTTTCAATAAAGAAGGATGCCTGGAGGCTGTGTTACACTACATGAAAAAATTTTCCACAAACGTGGATCTGGCTATTTCAGTAG CAAACTGCTTGCAGGCAGTGACAGAAGATAATCCAGATCTTCTTTCCTCATTCAATGCTTCTGCACAACAAGTATTGGAGACCGTAATGTTGAGTCCAGAGAGTACAATGAAGCATATTCTTTTGAGAACACTGATAGCAG GCACTATCTGGAATATCAAGGATACCATTCCACCAGGCAGCCTGGGAAGCACGGTTAATGCGATCCTGAAGATTTTTTCAGAATCATTAGCTATAGATGCTGGGGAAACAATTATTCATAtgaaggaagctgaaaaaaacaggttaaaacttgctgcagaggcagaaacTGAGGAAGGTGTGAGTGATGTTACAGATGACTTTGTTTTGTGTGAAGATGATGACATGGAAGAAATACCAAAAGgaaaagtcagaaaagaaaatgacatcTCAGACCTACTTCCA tcTGATAAGTGGGAACTGAAAGAAGTGACAGCTTTACTGATGGCTCAGCAGACTGCTCTGGAAATTATTGTTAATATGTGCTGCAGTGAAG ATCCCTCTGATGATGAATGGGAAGAACTCTCCAGCAGTGATGAAAGCGACTTGTTTATGGAAAACTCATACAATGAGGGGGGAGGGCTGCTAATGTCACCCCTGTGTCTCTCTGGTGAGGTTCACTCAGCGTTTCTGAATAACCTCATTCCAAAGAAG atTCTTGAAAAAACTGCTTTTCCGAACAGTGTTGCTCTAGACATCTGTATGGACAATCTGTCTTGGAAACCATTAATTAAAAA gcTGAATGCAGTGCAATGTAGAGCTTTAACATGTCTTCATAGCATTTTGTTAGTGTCAGATGTGGATTGTCTTGGAGGAGCTTCAGCACTTCAGTCCCTTGCACAACATCTCTCGCAGCTAGTGTTTTCTAAAACAG AACTCCCTACAGACACAGAATTCCTGGAAGCCATAACCAGTGCTTTGAGGGCTGTCCTACAAACAATGGCATCAAAGAACATCTCCCAG TGTATGACTCCTGAGCAGCTATTGGCTTTATGTGAAGCAGGTATTCACTGCAGCAATCCCAGTGTTAGAGTGAACGTAGTGAGCATCCTTGGAATTTCTGGCAGCGTCCTAGCAAAAGGACAAGATACAGCTGAAACACTAAAG ATGATTGGAAGATTTCTTCTTGAGGTTGCCATGAAGGAATCTTCTCTTGTGGTAGCAGGGGAAGCCTTGGATGCACTTTTTGATGTATTTGCAGATggtaaagaagcagaaaaggcagcagtaCAGATCAAGTTGCTTCCAGCACTGAAAGAATTTCAGCCAGTGTTCAAAATGAGG ATGCGAAAAGAAGGCAAAGGACAATGTAGTACAGATCAGCTGTGTGTTCTTGACAATGTGAAGATGAATTTGAGAAGATTCATTGCGTATCAGGAGACACTAGGGAAAACCCCAACTTGA